From the Hugenholtzia roseola DSM 9546 genome, one window contains:
- a CDS encoding DNA adenine methylase has protein sequence MKKPKSTLEPVIKWSGSKRQVANDLSRLITEGNTYFEPFVGGGAMLPFRNIKNGIANDIIPELVNLWEAIKNEPEQTAFEYQTRWEKLQKEGHQIYYEIRDKFNETKNCFDFLFLTRTCVNGLIRYNEKGEFNNSFHLTRPGINPKTLKEIIFKWNYYLKDVEFYNLDYTEVLANVKKNDFVFLDPPYGGTKDRYTKIDFDLEKFYSELDRLNTIGAKWILTFDGNAGSREYDYELPKEIYTHKVFIKTGNSPFTKMMKTTIDAVYESVYLNFQPANELLIDFGKQANQKLALQSSFEMQD, from the coding sequence ATGAAAAAGCCAAAATCAACCTTAGAGCCTGTCATCAAATGGTCGGGTAGCAAACGACAAGTTGCTAATGATTTAAGTCGTTTAATCACAGAAGGAAATACTTATTTTGAGCCTTTTGTAGGCGGTGGTGCTATGTTGCCTTTTCGGAATATCAAAAATGGAATAGCAAATGACATTATTCCCGAATTGGTTAATTTATGGGAAGCTATAAAAAACGAACCCGAACAAACGGCTTTTGAGTACCAAACTCGTTGGGAAAAATTGCAAAAAGAAGGACACCAAATTTATTATGAAATTAGGGACAAGTTCAACGAAACAAAAAACTGTTTTGATTTTCTGTTTCTCACCCGCACTTGTGTAAATGGCTTAATTCGCTACAATGAAAAAGGCGAATTTAATAATTCATTTCACTTAACAAGACCGGGCATAAACCCCAAAACACTCAAAGAAATTATTTTTAAATGGAATTACTATCTGAAAGATGTTGAGTTTTATAATTTAGACTATACCGAAGTTTTAGCAAATGTCAAAAAGAATGATTTTGTGTTCTTAGACCCGCCTTATGGTGGTACAAAAGACCGTTATACTAAAATAGATTTTGATTTAGAAAAGTTTTATAGTGAATTAGATCGTTTGAATACGATTGGTGCAAAGTGGATTTTAACTTTTGACGGCAACGCAGGTAGTCGTGAATATGACTACGAACTTCCAAAAGAAATTTACACGCACAAAGTATTTATCAAAACAGGAAATTCACCTTTTACTAAAATGATGAAAACAACTATTGATGCAGTTTACGAATCAGTGTATCTC
- a CDS encoding two-component regulator propeller domain-containing protein: MILKNAILIEIFVRFCALQKPKTLPAVPFMRFYTSLSNSSLPSLPTLLQLLYLCAFSWLLLFSMPAAMAQRYQVAQYNAEKGLVGDMFYKIYQDRKGFMWFASDKGVARYDGIRFERFEQKHQLNSRIVFTIFEDRRNRLWFGTYEGLSIYDPQKAQWTIFKTLRNVRNILEDAKGDLWIFAEHRLLHYDYKTWRVYLHNYDLIYSAAFLSEKKLLFTTDLQNQRLVCLDTRLLERPILVETAQESRFDEIVEKEKLQFEDEKGNSAIPFYQAQHLVYPSQLLPRQVWVEKQTAPQKAIPAIWIGTEDGLYRVESQILTRTSDGKQANQQGSSDSLVLHFERQAQAQIFGRVRDIWADSKDRLYITGINGLFVWDRKAQKEAQKPLTTLEAEFLEQYDKRSGFTFSNVLTAYLDRDENLWLGFFDNIVEKLQSKKFVAYTQQNGDFEGQIVQFGNSKPIEDQFGNLNFLTTKGFYRFNGREFHRHLPILEGYNYYFIDTQNRIWVRTTTGFALFTLPEDIKQPLSYRLLDKNSGLPVQLQKLIDYPERWYVGKDGKVLIGTYFGLFVYQEDDKGKGTWNFIEPNICKAIASIAQDKQGDIWIGSWCAIERIRDGKVIESFQKITDAQDTTLQANDPPAMLLQPDSKGGLWIGTINKGLLYYDSLNKMQIFQQNKGLRGKEINSLLLDKAQNLWVIHEEGIDVLEKEATTFEEFRLDFLSTQSIQNIGFLAESPDSNVWLGTSNGLFRYAKGKTQGYDKNDGLLSNKPLNYFYHQKEKQAYFVHAEGIVRYQPQYDKQSENTPLLLLRQISVNDSLYSLQDTLIITEGISLLRLEFALLQFRNEDQTQYSYFMQGLDEKWSEYTPYHFAKYTNLAPSTYRFKIRAKAKEGVEYHAEKDLVVIIKPLFYQTTLFYALLALLFLAFLGLLYWLRNRQIQAQKQRLERIIAQRLEEIKQKNAELELSYREMESQKEVLTDFANELKLANEQVSLQNEALQYAHEEITASLYYAQSIQQAMLPTKEEMRQAVSEILILYLPRDIVSGDFYWYAAREVEGRKHHIFAALDCTGHGVPGAFMSLVGNDLLNNAVYDLNITEPQAILNHLHQNIKRIFKQQGDGMDATLLTLVEPLSDSESGVELAEGEIWFSTAIQTLLAFVPQKTGEEATKLNNFVLEEYKGEKVSVGTIHKKGEELFSLQRLPYQKGTTYYLFSDGYADQFGGAQNKKFTKKRLKETLLQLQELPLAEQEIALHKTLKNWIHQGTEQQTDDVMVLGLKI, from the coding sequence ATGATACTAAAAAACGCTATCTTAATCGAAATTTTTGTGAGATTTTGTGCTTTACAAAAACCCAAGACCCTTCCAGCCGTACCTTTTATGCGCTTTTACACTTCTCTTTCAAATTCCTCTCTGCCCTCTCTTCCTACCTTACTGCAACTTCTCTATCTTTGCGCTTTCTCTTGGCTACTCCTCTTTTCGATGCCTGCGGCTATGGCGCAACGCTATCAAGTGGCACAATACAATGCCGAAAAAGGCTTGGTCGGCGACATGTTTTACAAAATATATCAAGACCGAAAAGGCTTTATGTGGTTTGCCAGCGACAAAGGCGTAGCCCGTTACGACGGTATCCGCTTCGAGCGTTTCGAGCAAAAGCACCAACTCAATAGTCGCATTGTCTTTACCATTTTTGAAGACCGACGCAACCGCCTTTGGTTTGGCACTTATGAAGGACTTTCCATTTACGACCCCCAAAAAGCGCAATGGACAATTTTTAAGACCCTGCGCAATGTACGCAATATCTTAGAAGATGCAAAAGGCGACCTCTGGATTTTTGCCGAACACCGCCTGCTGCACTACGACTACAAGACGTGGCGCGTCTATCTCCACAATTACGACCTGATTTATTCGGCAGCCTTTCTTTCTGAAAAGAAGCTACTTTTTACCACCGACCTGCAAAATCAGCGGCTTGTATGCCTCGATACGCGCCTTTTAGAGCGTCCGATTTTGGTAGAAACGGCGCAAGAGAGCCGTTTTGATGAGATTGTAGAAAAAGAAAAGTTACAATTTGAAGACGAAAAAGGCAATTCTGCTATCCCCTTTTATCAGGCGCAGCACCTTGTTTATCCTTCCCAACTGCTGCCGCGTCAGGTTTGGGTAGAAAAACAAACCGCTCCTCAAAAGGCGATTCCCGCTATCTGGATAGGCACAGAAGACGGACTTTATCGCGTGGAAAGCCAAATCCTGACACGCACCTCCGACGGCAAGCAAGCAAATCAGCAGGGCAGTAGTGATAGTTTGGTGCTTCATTTCGAAAGGCAGGCACAGGCGCAAATCTTTGGGCGCGTGCGCGACATCTGGGCAGATAGCAAAGATAGGCTCTACATTACGGGCATCAATGGGCTTTTTGTCTGGGATAGGAAAGCGCAAAAAGAAGCCCAAAAGCCACTTACTACACTCGAAGCCGAATTTTTAGAACAATACGACAAACGCAGCGGCTTTACCTTTTCCAACGTGCTTACGGCATATTTGGATAGAGATGAAAACCTCTGGCTTGGCTTTTTTGATAATATCGTAGAAAAATTGCAGTCTAAAAAATTTGTAGCCTACACCCAACAGAACGGCGACTTCGAAGGGCAGATAGTTCAATTTGGCAATTCCAAACCCATAGAAGACCAATTTGGCAACCTCAACTTCCTGACTACCAAAGGCTTTTACCGTTTCAATGGGCGCGAATTTCACCGCCATCTCCCCATTTTAGAGGGATACAACTACTATTTTATCGATACCCAAAATAGAATTTGGGTCAGGACAACGACGGGTTTTGCCCTCTTTACCCTACCCGAAGACATCAAACAGCCACTTTCCTATCGCCTCTTAGATAAAAATAGCGGCTTACCCGTTCAGTTGCAAAAACTAATAGACTATCCCGAAAGGTGGTATGTAGGCAAAGATGGTAAAGTTTTGATAGGCACTTATTTCGGGCTTTTTGTCTATCAAGAAGACGACAAAGGAAAGGGGACTTGGAATTTTATAGAACCCAATATTTGCAAAGCTATCGCCAGCATTGCACAAGACAAACAAGGCGATATTTGGATAGGCTCATGGTGCGCCATAGAGCGCATCAGAGATGGAAAAGTGATAGAAAGTTTCCAAAAAATTACGGACGCACAAGATACAACCCTACAAGCCAACGACCCACCCGCCATGCTCCTACAACCCGACTCCAAAGGCGGTCTTTGGATAGGCACTATCAACAAAGGCTTGCTCTACTACGATAGTTTGAATAAAATGCAAATTTTCCAACAAAATAAGGGCTTGCGTGGCAAAGAAATCAATAGTTTATTGCTCGATAAGGCGCAAAATTTATGGGTCATACACGAAGAAGGCATCGATGTTTTAGAAAAAGAGGCTACTACTTTCGAAGAATTTCGCCTCGATTTTCTAAGCACGCAATCTATACAAAATATCGGCTTTTTGGCAGAATCGCCTGATAGCAACGTTTGGTTAGGCACTTCCAACGGGCTTTTTCGCTATGCAAAAGGCAAAACACAGGGCTACGACAAAAATGACGGCTTGCTTAGTAATAAGCCCCTAAATTATTTTTACCACCAAAAAGAAAAACAAGCCTACTTCGTACATGCCGAAGGTATCGTGCGCTATCAGCCGCAATATGACAAACAGAGCGAAAATACACCGCTGCTGCTACTGCGCCAAATTTCGGTCAATGATAGCCTATATAGCCTCCAAGATACGCTCATCATTACAGAGGGAATTAGTTTGCTGCGCCTCGAATTTGCCCTGCTACAATTCCGAAACGAAGACCAAACACAGTATAGCTATTTTATGCAAGGTTTAGATGAAAAATGGTCGGAATACACGCCTTACCATTTTGCCAAATATACCAATTTAGCACCAAGCACGTATCGATTTAAAATCCGCGCCAAGGCCAAAGAAGGGGTAGAATATCATGCCGAAAAAGATTTGGTAGTGATAATCAAGCCGCTTTTTTACCAAACTACGCTTTTTTATGCCCTCCTTGCCCTTTTATTCCTTGCCTTTTTGGGGCTTTTGTACTGGCTACGCAATAGGCAAATTCAGGCACAAAAACAACGCTTAGAACGCATTATCGCACAGCGTTTGGAGGAAATCAAGCAAAAAAATGCCGAATTAGAACTTTCCTATCGCGAAATGGAAAGCCAAAAAGAGGTGCTGACCGACTTTGCCAACGAGCTAAAACTTGCCAACGAGCAAGTTTCGCTACAAAATGAAGCCCTACAATACGCACACGAAGAAATTACGGCAAGCCTGTATTATGCACAGAGTATCCAACAAGCCATGCTACCGACAAAGGAAGAAATGCGCCAAGCCGTCAGCGAAATTCTGATACTCTATCTGCCGCGCGACATCGTTTCAGGCGACTTTTATTGGTATGCCGCTCGCGAAGTGGAAGGGCGCAAGCATCATATCTTTGCCGCCTTAGACTGCACAGGGCATGGCGTACCCGGTGCTTTTATGTCGTTGGTAGGAAATGATTTGCTCAATAATGCCGTCTATGATTTGAACATCACCGAGCCGCAAGCCATTCTCAATCATTTGCACCAAAACATCAAACGCATCTTCAAACAGCAAGGCGATGGCATGGACGCAACCCTGCTCACCCTTGTAGAACCTCTTTCTGATTCCGAAAGCGGCGTAGAGCTTGCCGAAGGCGAAATTTGGTTTTCTACCGCCATTCAGACCCTACTTGCCTTTGTTCCACAAAAAACAGGAGAGGAAGCTACAAAATTGAACAATTTTGTATTAGAAGAGTACAAAGGTGAAAAAGTAAGCGTAGGTACAATTCACAAAAAAGGCGAAGAACTTTTTTCGCTACAAAGGCTACCCTATCAAAAAGGCACCACCTACTACCTTTTTTCAGATGGTTACGCCGACCAGTTTGGGGGCGCACAAAACAAGAAATTCACCAAAAAAAGGCTCAAAGAAACCCTCCTACAACTGCAAGAACTACCCTTAGCCGAGCAAGAAATTGCCCTCCACAAGACGCTCAAAAATTGGATTCACCAAGGCACAGAGCAGCAAACTGATGATGTAATGGTTTTGGGTCTGAAAATTTAG
- a CDS encoding DNA-methyltransferase produces the protein MIWETENIKLLLQDAIIGMSEMLDNSFDLCIADPPYGASTKANWQYDSQKKLNGFGGNWKLTSEVWDLLSQNELFESTFVWLKEVKRLVKPTGSIWIHSTYHNSGFVNVCCQLLGLEIINEVAWYKRNAFPNLSARRLTASHETILWVHTGGEKRDYIFNYDAVKKAKFEGDNLKEQDKQLRTVWDIPNNKTKDELTFGTHPTQKPLRVSDRLLMISGLENGKLLVPFAGSGTEMIAGLKYGMQVVGFETNTEYFELAKTRIEHFLVSQKQTLFQ, from the coding sequence ATGATTTGGGAAACTGAAAATATAAAACTGCTTTTGCAAGATGCAATCATAGGAATGTCGGAAATGCTTGATAATTCGTTTGATTTGTGCATTGCAGACCCACCTTATGGTGCTTCTACCAAAGCAAATTGGCAATATGATAGCCAAAAAAAGTTAAATGGTTTTGGCGGAAATTGGAAATTGACAAGTGAAGTTTGGGACTTGCTTTCTCAAAATGAATTATTTGAAAGTACCTTTGTTTGGCTAAAAGAAGTAAAACGCTTGGTAAAACCAACAGGCTCAATTTGGATACATTCTACTTATCACAATTCAGGATTTGTAAATGTTTGTTGTCAATTATTGGGCTTGGAAATTATCAACGAAGTTGCTTGGTACAAACGTAATGCCTTCCCTAATCTTTCGGCAAGACGATTGACTGCAAGTCACGAAACTATTTTGTGGGTGCATACAGGGGGCGAAAAAAGGGACTATATTTTTAATTATGATGCTGTAAAAAAGGCAAAGTTTGAAGGGGATAATCTTAAAGAACAAGACAAACAACTGCGTACCGTTTGGGATATTCCTAACAATAAAACAAAAGATGAATTAACTTTTGGTACGCACCCTACACAAAAACCTTTAAGAGTTTCGGACAGACTTTTGATGATTTCGGGCTTGGAAAACGGTAAATTGTTAGTGCCTTTTGCGGGTTCAGGAACGGAAATGATTGCGGGTTTAAAGTATGGTATGCAAGTAGTTGGTTTTGAAACTAACACAGAATATTTTGAATTGGCAAAAACACGCATAGAACATTTTTTAGTATCACAAAAGCAAACTTTATTTCAATGA
- a CDS encoding ABC transporter ATP-binding protein has translation MKELFSLNPYLWRYKWHLLGGIVFVLASSVFAIIPAQIVRHAFDLISHNINTYFLYENFSLQSLIADNFKTAVLLYGGLIVLMALIRGVFLFYQRQTIIVMSRLIEYDLKNDIYLHYQSLPLAFYRKNNTGDLMARISEDVSQVRMYLGPAIMYSINMVGTFVIVTAYMLTINVNLTLFALLPLPILSLSIYYVNNLINKRSTEIQQKLSELTTNVQEVFSGIRVVKAFTREQNFKADFHQLSDQYKEKSLSLTFVNALFFPLIIALIGLSTILTVYVGGLEVMKGNITTGNIAEFVIYVNLLTWPVTSLGWVSSIIQTASASMVRINEFLHQKTDLVSTQNLREPIKGEVRFENVSFTYPESGIEALQGVSFQIQAGKTLAILGTTASGKSTLANLLCRMYDVSAGKISVDNRDIKAYDIAYFRSHIGYVPQDVFLFSDSIRNNIAFGLNEGTWDESQIVAAAKDADLLENIERFPKGFDTELGERGITLSGGQKQRVSIARAIIRDPAILILDDCLSAVDTKTENAILQSLKRLMRDRTSLIISHRVSSVKLADEIIVLDAGKVREKGTHEDLMAQNGIYKELYEKQLQQEEA, from the coding sequence ATGAAAGAGCTTTTTAGCCTTAACCCCTACTTATGGCGATACAAATGGCATCTTTTAGGCGGCATTGTCTTTGTCTTGGCATCGAGCGTCTTTGCCATTATCCCCGCCCAAATTGTGCGTCACGCCTTTGATTTGATAAGCCACAACATCAATACCTACTTTCTATACGAAAATTTTTCGCTTCAAAGTCTGATTGCAGACAATTTCAAGACCGCCGTCCTGCTCTATGGAGGGCTTATTGTTCTTATGGCACTGATTAGGGGTGTTTTCCTTTTTTACCAACGGCAGACAATTATTGTGATGTCGCGTCTGATAGAATATGATTTGAAAAATGACATCTATTTGCATTATCAATCGCTGCCTTTGGCTTTTTATCGTAAAAATAATACAGGCGACTTGATGGCGCGTATTTCCGAAGATGTGAGCCAAGTGCGTATGTATTTAGGTCCTGCGATTATGTATAGTATCAATATGGTCGGAACGTTCGTTATCGTAACGGCTTATATGCTGACTATCAACGTCAATCTGACGCTTTTTGCCCTGCTGCCGCTGCCGATTCTTTCCCTTAGCATTTATTACGTCAATAATCTTATCAATAAGCGTTCTACCGAAATCCAACAAAAACTTTCCGAGCTGACGACCAACGTGCAGGAAGTTTTTTCGGGGATAAGGGTTGTGAAAGCCTTTACGCGCGAGCAAAACTTTAAAGCCGATTTTCACCAACTTTCCGACCAGTACAAAGAAAAATCGCTTTCCCTGACCTTTGTCAATGCCCTTTTCTTTCCGCTTATTATCGCCCTTATTGGTTTGAGTACGATTCTGACCGTTTATGTAGGCGGGCTTGAAGTGATGAAAGGCAACATCACGACAGGGAACATTGCCGAATTTGTGATTTATGTGAATTTGCTCACATGGCCTGTAACCTCCTTAGGTTGGGTATCGAGTATTATCCAGACGGCTTCGGCTTCGATGGTGCGCATCAATGAATTTTTACACCAAAAAACCGACCTTGTTTCTACCCAAAACCTGCGCGAACCGATTAAAGGCGAAGTGCGCTTCGAAAATGTGTCCTTTACCTATCCAGAGTCGGGTATAGAGGCACTGCAAGGCGTTTCGTTTCAAATTCAGGCGGGCAAGACTTTGGCAATTTTGGGGACAACCGCTTCGGGCAAATCTACCTTAGCCAACTTGCTCTGCCGTATGTATGATGTGAGCGCGGGCAAGATTTCGGTCGATAATCGCGATATTAAAGCCTACGACATTGCTTATTTTCGCTCTCATATTGGCTATGTGCCACAAGATGTATTCCTTTTTTCAGATTCTATCCGAAATAATATTGCTTTCGGTTTGAATGAAGGTACTTGGGACGAAAGCCAAATTGTAGCCGCCGCCAAAGATGCCGACCTTTTAGAAAACATCGAGCGTTTCCCAAAAGGCTTCGATACAGAATTGGGCGAGCGCGGCATTACCCTTTCGGGGGGGCAAAAGCAGCGCGTCAGCATTGCAAGGGCAATTATTCGCGACCCTGCCATCTTAATCCTCGACGACTGTCTTTCTGCCGTCGATACCAAAACCGAAAATGCTATCCTACAAAGCCTCAAACGTTTGATGCGCGATAGAACCTCTCTTATCATTTCGCATCGTGTTTCTTCGGTCAAATTGGCTGATGAAATTATTGTCTTAGATGCAGGCAAGGTGCGCGAAAAGGGAACGCACGAAGATTTGATGGCGCAAAATGGAATTTATAAAGAGCTGTACGAAAAACAGTTGCAACAGGAAGAAGCCTAA
- a CDS encoding helix-turn-helix domain-containing protein, producing the protein MNSQTELGQYIKSLRNEQNLTLHQVAKDTDIDMTMLSKIERGERLPTIEQVKRLASFFQLNENELLTKLTAEKIVKDYGINETTLNAVQLVEEQITNYLSQKNYDLGN; encoded by the coding sequence ATGAATAGCCAGACAGAATTAGGGCAATATATCAAATCTTTGCGAAATGAGCAAAATTTAACTTTGCACCAAGTTGCAAAAGATACGGATATTGATATGACAATGCTCTCAAAAATTGAACGTGGTGAAAGATTGCCTACTATTGAGCAAGTTAAACGCCTTGCGAGTTTCTTTCAACTCAATGAAAATGAGTTGCTTACCAAATTGACTGCTGAAAAAATAGTTAAGGATTACGGTATCAATGAAACCACACTCAATGCTGTGCAATTAGTTGAGGAACAGATTACAAACTATCTAAGTCAAAAGAATTATGATTTGGGAAACTGA
- a CDS encoding OmpA family protein has product MKTKNGLAPFLPFAFFCLFVGVSFFVTPLLWAQNTGTSSKKAEKHYEEAMQSFKIRNFEKGIYELKKAVQNDPDYFDAHYELANNYKILNKTKEHLIHLRKAAQLNPQDSRFSDMYFQYGEVLLLQDGDYTEAEAQFSKYLTMKKEGRYSKMAVKHLATCKYALEGMKNPLKFEPKQMPDPLNQFPLQYFPVATADDEEMYFTARLSNQRKDYEDIYHTRKIDGVWQAPTLVEDLNTPFNEGTCSISADGKTMIFTVCEGVPERRVIGRCDLFISYKKGDKWTKPQNLGENVNSTAWDTQPSLSADGRTLYFISDRKTAQTIGGIDIWYSQLQADGEWSPAQNLGIPINTAGHEVGVFIHTNGRTLYFASDTHIGYGSYDLFKAEKLPDGTWEKPQNLGYPINTFSDQSGIFVSADGKKGYYSDLKMDDENMFYSYLFEFELPQEAQAKTQSRYVKGTIYDAQTKRPLGAKIELYNLETQKPESLLASDDKNGSYLFVMNEGGKYALNVNKESYLFESQSFDFSKEAQNLTIDFYLKKIEKGSKVVLSNIFFETAKWDLKSESITELDLVVKYLKENPSIKIEIAGHTDNVGSQASNQNLSEKRAQAVVEYLKDKGIAQERLIAKGYGQTQPAHPNDNDENRAKNRRIEFEIL; this is encoded by the coding sequence ATGAAAACAAAAAATGGTCTTGCCCCTTTTCTTCCGTTTGCCTTTTTTTGCCTCTTTGTGGGGGTGAGCTTTTTCGTCACGCCGCTGCTTTGGGCGCAAAATACAGGCACAAGCTCGAAAAAAGCCGAAAAGCACTATGAAGAAGCTATGCAATCCTTTAAAATCCGCAATTTTGAAAAGGGGATTTACGAGCTAAAAAAAGCCGTCCAGAACGACCCCGATTATTTTGATGCCCATTATGAGTTGGCAAATAATTACAAGATTTTAAACAAAACCAAAGAGCATCTTATTCATTTGCGAAAAGCCGCCCAACTCAATCCGCAGGATAGCCGCTTTTCAGATATGTACTTTCAGTATGGCGAAGTTTTGCTCTTGCAAGATGGCGACTATACCGAAGCAGAGGCGCAGTTTTCCAAATATCTGACCATGAAAAAAGAGGGCAGATATAGCAAGATGGCGGTCAAGCACTTGGCTACTTGCAAGTACGCCCTCGAAGGCATGAAAAATCCGCTCAAATTCGAACCCAAACAGATGCCTGACCCCCTCAATCAGTTTCCACTTCAATATTTTCCTGTCGCGACTGCCGACGACGAAGAGATGTATTTTACCGCTCGCCTAAGCAATCAGCGCAAAGATTATGAAGACATTTATCATACCCGAAAAATAGACGGCGTATGGCAAGCCCCTACTTTGGTAGAAGACCTCAACACGCCCTTCAACGAAGGCACTTGCTCTATCTCGGCAGATGGCAAGACCATGATTTTTACCGTTTGCGAAGGCGTGCCAGAGCGCAGGGTCATTGGCAGATGTGACCTTTTTATTTCCTACAAAAAAGGCGATAAATGGACAAAACCGCAAAATTTGGGCGAAAACGTCAATTCTACGGCTTGGGACACGCAGCCTTCACTTTCGGCAGACGGCAGAACGCTTTATTTTATCTCGGATAGGAAAACCGCCCAAACCATAGGGGGCATCGATATTTGGTATAGCCAACTGCAAGCGGACGGCGAATGGTCGCCTGCCCAAAATTTGGGAATACCCATCAATACGGCAGGACACGAAGTAGGCGTTTTTATCCATACCAACGGCAGAACGCTTTACTTTGCCTCGGATACACACATTGGGTATGGTAGTTACGACCTCTTTAAGGCTGAAAAACTCCCCGACGGCACTTGGGAAAAACCCCAAAATTTGGGCTATCCTATCAATACCTTTTCCGACCAATCAGGCATCTTTGTTTCGGCGGACGGCAAAAAAGGCTACTATTCCGATTTGAAGATGGACGACGAAAATATGTTTTATAGTTATCTTTTTGAATTTGAATTGCCACAAGAAGCCCAAGCCAAAACACAGAGCCGCTATGTCAAGGGTACAATTTATGATGCCCAAACCAAAAGACCCTTAGGTGCGAAAATAGAACTCTATAATTTGGAAACCCAAAAGCCCGAATCCTTGCTCGCTTCTGATGATAAAAATGGTTCGTATCTTTTTGTGATGAATGAAGGCGGAAAGTACGCGCTCAATGTCAATAAGGAAAGCTATCTTTTTGAAAGTCAGAGTTTTGACTTTTCAAAGGAAGCGCAAAATCTTACCATCGATTTCTATCTCAAAAAAATAGAAAAAGGCTCGAAAGTGGTGCTTTCTAATATCTTTTTCGAAACGGCAAAGTGGGATTTGAAGTCTGAATCTATTACCGAATTAGATTTGGTAGTCAAATATTTGAAAGAAAATCCGAGCATCAAAATTGAAATTGCAGGGCATACCGATAATGTAGGCTCACAGGCAAGCAATCAGAACCTTTCTGAAAAACGCGCCCAAGCCGTTGTCGAGTACCTCAAAGACAAGGGAATTGCCCAAGAGCGGCTTATCGCAAAGGGCTATGGACAGACGCAGCCTGCTCACCCCAACGACAACGACGAAAATAGAGCGAAAAATAGAAGAATAGAATTTGAGATTTTGTAG
- a CDS encoding PhoH family protein: protein MVEKILSLQNISLVDFLGVEDRNIREIALSFPNSKIFARGNEIHIQGSTPEILHINEILNLLLEHYHRYGVVSVEDVRGYIAQDVSLIRLKSHPQGDSLLFGAHGMPIKPKTANQRTLVEAAENNDIVFALGPAGTGKTYVAVALAVRALKNKQVKRIIITRPAVEAGEHLGFLPGDMKEKIDPYLRPIYDALADMIPAEKLKFYQDTNVIEIAPMAFMRGRTLSNAFILLDEAQNTTAMQIKMFLTRMGQDSKMIITGDISQIDLPRNVRSGLVEATRILQEVKGIAFVRLEGKDVIRHRLVRSIISAYEKDEHRQKMPKAEVPQEATPDKVRTENQAENLTNKSDETP from the coding sequence TTGGTAGAAAAAATCCTCTCTTTACAAAATATTTCGCTGGTCGACTTTTTAGGTGTAGAAGACCGTAATATTCGCGAAATTGCGCTTTCCTTTCCCAATAGTAAAATCTTCGCTCGTGGGAATGAAATTCACATACAGGGCAGCACCCCCGAAATACTGCACATCAACGAAATTTTAAACCTACTTTTAGAACACTACCATCGCTATGGCGTAGTTTCGGTAGAAGATGTGCGCGGCTATATTGCGCAAGATGTGTCCCTGATTCGCCTCAAATCGCACCCACAAGGCGATAGCCTGCTTTTTGGCGCACATGGCATGCCCATCAAACCCAAAACGGCAAACCAACGCACTTTGGTAGAGGCTGCCGAAAACAACGACATCGTCTTTGCCCTGGGACCGGCAGGAACGGGCAAGACCTATGTAGCGGTAGCCTTAGCGGTTCGCGCCCTGAAAAATAAGCAGGTGAAGCGCATTATCATCACGCGCCCTGCCGTAGAAGCAGGCGAACACTTGGGTTTTCTGCCCGGTGATATGAAGGAAAAAATAGACCCCTATTTGCGCCCTATCTATGATGCCTTAGCCGATATGATTCCTGCCGAAAAGCTCAAATTTTATCAGGATACCAACGTGATAGAAATTGCGCCTATGGCTTTTATGCGCGGACGTACCCTTTCAAATGCCTTTATTTTGCTCGATGAGGCGCAAAATACGACTGCCATGCAAATCAAGATGTTCCTAACGCGCATGGGGCAGGATTCGAAAATGATTATCACAGGTGATATTTCGCAAATAGATTTGCCGCGCAATGTGCGTTCGGGTCTGGTCGAGGCTACGCGCATCTTGCAGGAGGTAAAAGGAATCGCCTTTGTGAGATTAGAGGGCAAAGATGTCATCAGGCATAGACTGGTCAGAAGCATTATTTCGGCATACGAAAAAGACGAACACCGCCAAAAAATGCCGAAGGCAGAAGTGCCACAGGAAGCTACGCCCGATAAAGTTCGCACAGAAAATCAGGCAGAAAATCTCACAAATAAATCCGACGAAACCCCTTAA